The Calypte anna isolate BGI_N300 chromosome 23, bCalAnn1_v1.p, whole genome shotgun sequence genome has a segment encoding these proteins:
- the RLF gene encoding zinc finger protein Rlf: MMSAGAGHVSGAYAQWCRAQMADAEAEAAPRPEMQRLLAALRGRLWQLHTELRDQEVSEPSSRAYCRGFCQTLLQYAGTRGASEHILPFLEVYRISIQSFAHARPYLTTECEDVLLVLGRLVLSCFELLLSIPESELPHEVWLGFHQSIQDSHDALLEFGNNNLQILVDITREGVWKNPVLLKILSQQPVETEEATKLITREGPSFLQMRIKHLMKSNCIPQATLLSKLCADSPEIANVSSFRQAYITCVCSMLPNEDSIKEIAKVDCKEVLDIICNLESEGQENTAFILCTTYLTHQLQTANVYCSWELTLFWSKLQRRIDPSLDSFLERCRQFGIIAKTLQHLFFLIRVIQSEAEEAGLAVSVLLCVRALQIRSNGSDEMKTSVCKTIACLLPEDLEVRRACQLTEFLLEPTLSGFNVLEELYMQPDQKFDEENALVPNSLRCELLLALKAYWPFDPEFWDWKTLKRHCLKLLGKAASDSEDDASCNMSINETDMLETFFSDYDETKEQKYYDGKDAINHPKEKARVKKPIGSSERYQRWLQYKFFCVLCKKECIEARILHHSKMHMEDGVYTCPVCTKKFKRKEFFVPHVMEHVKMPPSRTHRPKKKIILKKEKSPQKVTASSILPPAFQEKPHQPQLPENFESDSQEYVTFSQLENCQLQDRDIYPCPGTDCSRVFKQFKYLSVHLKAEHQNNDENAKHYLDMKNRREKCAFCRRHFMTSFHLREHERVHCGPQPYMCVSMDCYARFGSVNELLNHKQTHDDLRYKCELNGCNIVFSDLGQLYHHEAQHFRDASYTCNFFGCKKFYYSKSEFQNHLAVHNIEGSNGEVKQTVKLEESVSKDKSSYLPESQLLEQSENSSLNDNLDPSGSQEIPQIKEEALSDSEDLDSESNCSIHCGDHSTDAAGSQGQVSPLLIETMAHNQSVPNFLMSQEVFHVTDVKQQCSTMAVCFDEKNLSCGFEGCCSTHKNSRSMQKHLRRAHPYNLKGKKSMEMKPKDFLDLLSDTQDSKSPADISTELGHNSDTNADSPESLCCAIDAKGHNSLKEETCPSSPETSFYDSSKESNIEDNILELMLGLKHLSLKNSNVQNSSRHKPFLGSLQSCSSRDAKCPESVDETTSKFQLQGQEGNLPSQYLTQLAAKPFFCECQGCTCEFVTREALLMHYVKKHNYSKEMVLQLNMFQHRYSPFKCHICQRSFTRKTHLRIHYRNKHQIGCEGVVHKVCSNEKFDHEGLCTDDVHKNITAPVCATSVEFIEHSEHSDQLCHPKKEDCSSETDLESNEETDNNLTRKTCNMASLDSHREELEARQGRGSKRTVAKGNLCYILHKYHKPFHCIHKSCNSAFTNQKGLIRHYRTVHQYNKEQLCLEKDKARTKRELVKCKKIFACRYKDCGKRFLCSKALTKHCSDFHNEQLEDQKLLSEAESARFACNQAHCHAVFFTFNKLKQHLIEEHANEEKLNKDFEIHCDLNGCGRTFTNYSHYSQHVYFRHSEYYDSLFGNRKEEEENQEKDKSEESYLKGSLDTSKQDATQSKEKSKRTSRSKKKHLINFKTKEEALQMCKEKSNQTQYPCMVQGCLSVVKLESSIVRHYKRTHQMTNMYIEQRIQKLVLCVKCGIMIEKQSCSETAVNLDKKGVEVKEEKSADPEYVQENEKPLDPNTDCDPKVVSEEDPKTCPTSSVSFDGSAFIYSGTLKYNHSSKNTSLEEHNIRETALGKTEDLSEGRERENSSCFPKVQLELPTEKDSEGCQHSAVNQNVKRNVLCAPKDKFQKPPVSKPFDLKTYKPMGFESSFLKFIQESEGKDDDDDDDFDEVAEWESPEQLPGDKTLQKEGDGRGGTPVNSFVNDKSVIITQNNHGQLAEVQPLLSESSSAPSLENLRAILDKALTDCGDLALKQLHYLRPVVVLERSKFSTSLIDLFPTKKADELCVGST; encoded by the exons gATTCACATGATGCTTTACTAGAATTTGGGAATAACAACCTCCAGATATTGGTGGATATCACAAGGGAAGGAGTATGGAAAAATCCAGTTCTTCTTAAAATTCTGTCCCAACAACCAGTAGAAACTGAGGAAG ctACTAAACTGATTACACGAGAAGGGCCTTCCTTTCTGCAGATGAGAATAAAGCATTTGATGAAGTCAAACTGCATCCCACAAGCCACTCTCTTGTCCAAATTGTGTGCAGATTCTCCAGAAATTGCAAATGTTTCATCATTTCGCCAGGCCTACATCACATGTGTGTGTTCTATGCTGCCTAATGAAGACTCCATTAAGGAG attgCAAAGGTGGATTGCAAAGAAGTACTGGACATCATATGTAATCTGGAATCTGAGGGCCAAGAAAACACTGCATTTATTCTATGTACAACATACCTTACTCACCAGCTTCAAACAGCAAATGTTTATTGCTCTTG GGAACTGACACTTTTTTGGAGCAAACTGCAGAGAAGAATAGATCCTTCTTTAGATTCCTTTTTGGAGAGATGTCGTCAGTTTGGCATCATTGCCAAGACactgcagcatttatttttcttgatcaGAGTCATACAGTCTGAA gCAGAAGAAGCAGGACTTGCTGTGTCTGTTTTGTTATGTGTTAGAGCACTTCAGATCAGATCAAATGGAAGTGATGAAATGAAGACATCAGTATGTAAAACAATTGCATGCCTTTTACCAGAAGACCTTGAAGTTAGAAGAGCTTGTCAGCTCACTGAATTTTTACTTGAACCAACTCTGAGTGGATTTAATGTCTTGGAAGAGCTTTATATGCAACCAGATCAAAAATTTGATGAAGAAAATGCACTAGTTCCAAATTCACTACGTTGTGAGCTGCTGTTAGCTTTAAAAGCATACTGGCCATTTGATCCTGAGTTTTGGGACTGGAAGACTCTAAAGCGGCATTGCCTTAAACTGCTGGGGAAAGCAGCTTCTGACTCTGAGGATGATGCAAGTTGTAATATGTCAATCAATGAAACTGACATGTTAGAAACTTTCTTTAGTGACTACGATGAGACAAAAGAACAGAAGTATTACGATGGCAAAGATGCAATCAACCAccccaaagaaaaagcaagagtaAAAAAACCAATTGGTTCTTCAGAAAGATACCAGAGGTGGCTTCAGTACAAGTTTTTTTGTGTGCTCTGCAAAAAGGAGTGTATAGAGGCTAGGATTCTGCATCATTCTAAGATGCACATGGAAGATGGTGTTTATACATGTCCAGTGTGtacaaaaaaattcaagagaaaggaattttttgtgCCGCACGTAATGGAACATGTGAAAATGCCACCTAGTAGAACACACAgacctaaaaagaaaataatactgaaaaaagaaaaatcaccacAAAAGGTGACAGCTTCCAGCATCCTGCCCCCAGCATTTCAGGAAAAGCCacaccagccccagctgcctgaAAACTTTGAAAGTGACTCCCAGGAATACGTCACCTTCAGCCAGCTGGAGAACTGCCAGCTGCAAGACAGAGACATCTACCCATGTCCTGGGACAGATTGTTCTAGGGTGTTTAAACAGTTCAAATACTTAAGTGTGCATCTGAAAGCTGAACATCAGAACAACGATGAGAATGCAAAGCACTACCTGGATATGAAGAACAGGAGAGAGAAGTGTGCCTTCTGTCGCAGACACTTCATGACATCTTTTCACCTGCGGGAGCACGAGCGTGTGCACTGTGGGCCCCAGCCATACATGTGTGTGTCCATGGATTGTTATGCTAGGTTTGGGTCAGTTAATGAGCTGCTTAATCACAAACAAACACACGATGATCTTCGTTATAAGTGTGAGCTAAATGGCTGCAATATTGTTTTCAGTGACCTAGGGCAACTTTACCATCACGAGGCACAGCACTTCAGAGATGCATCGTACACCTGCAACTTCTTTGGCTGCAAGAAGTTTTATTATTCAAAAAGTGAATTTCAGAACCACCTTGCAGTGCATAATATTGAAGGGTCAAATGGAGAGGTGAAGCAGACAGTAAAACTTGAAGAGTCAGTTTCAAAAGACAAATCCAGTTATCTTCCAGAGTCTCAGCTGCTTGAACAATCTGAAAATTCCAGTCTGAATGATAACTTGGATCCCTCAGGCTCTCAGGAAATCCCACAGATAAAGGAAGAAGCTCTCTCTGACAGTGAAGATCTAGACAGTGAAAGCAATTGCAGTATTCATTGTGGGGACCACAGCACAGATGCTGCAGGAAGCCAAGGCCAGGTATCTCCTCTGCTGATTGAAACGATGGCTCATAATCAATCAGTTCCAAATTTTCTTATGTCCCAGGAAGTCTTCCATGTGACAGATGTCAAACAACAGTGTTCCACCATGGCAGTTTGctttgatgaaaaaaacctttcctgtgGTTTTGAAGGCTGCTGTTCCACACACAAAAATTCCAGAAGTATGCAAAAACACCTTCGCAGGGCCCATCCATATAAcctgaaaggtaaaaaaagtaTGGAGATGAAACCTAAAGATTTTCTTGATCTGTTGAGTGACACTCAGGACAGTAAATCCCCTGCAGACATTAGTACAGAGTTAGGTCATAATTCAGATACAAATGCTGACTCTCCAGAAAGCTTGTGTTGTGCTATAGATGCTAAAGGACACAATAGCTTGAAGGAAGAAACTTGTCCTTCTTCCCCAGAAACATCTTTTTATGACAGTTCTAAAGAATCAAATATTGAGGATAACATATTGGAATTAATGTTAGGTTTGAAACATCTAAGCTTAAAAAACTCAAACGTTCAGAATTCCTCAAGGCACAAACCTTTTTTGGGCTCTTTACAGTCCTGTTCATCTAGGGATGCCAAGTGCCCTGAGTCAGTAGATGAAACTACCTCAAAATTTCAGCTTCAAGGACAAGAAGGTAATTTACCCAGCCAGTACCTTACTCAGCTGGCAGCTAAACCATTTTTCTGTGAATGTCAAGGATGTACATGTGAGTTTGTGACCAGAGAAGCTCTCTTGATGCATTATGTTAAAAAGCATAACTACTCAAAGGAGATGGTTCTTCAGTTAAATATGTTCCAGCACAGGTACTCACCATTTAAATGTCATATTTGCCAAAGATCATTTACAAGGAAAACACACCTTAGAATTCACTACAGGAACAAACATCAAATTGGCTGTGAGGGGGTAGTTCACAAGGTATGTTCTAATGAAAAATTTGACCATGAAGGTTTATGTACAGATGATGTGCATAAAAATATCACAGCACCTGTGTGTGCAACCAGCGTGGAGTTCATTGAACATTCAGAGCACTCTGACCAGCTGTGTCATCCTAAAAAGGAGGACTGCAGTTCTGAGACAGATCTGGAGTCCAACGAAGAGACAGACAATaatttaacaagaaaaacatgTAACATGGCTTCTCTGGACAGTCACAGGGAAGAACTGGAAGCaaggcagggaagaggaagcaaaagaaCAGTTGCTAAAGGAAACTTATGTTATATATTGCATAAGTACCACAAACCATTTCATTGTATACATAAAAGCTGCAACTCTGCATTTACCAACCAGAAGGGTTTGATTCGCCATTATAGAACTGTTCACCAGTATAAtaaggagcagctctgcttagaaaaagacaaagcaagaaCAAAAAGGGAACTtgtcaaatgtaaaaaaatatttgcatgcaGATACAAGGATTGTGGTAAACGTTTTCTATGTTCTAAAGCTCTCACTAAGCATTGTAGTGACTTTCACAACGAACAGTTAGAGGATCAAAAACTGCTTTCTGAAGCTGAATCTGCAAGATTTGCTTGTAACCAAGCCCATTGCCATGCTGTGTTTTTTACCTTTAATAAGCTTAAGCAGCACCTAATAGAAGAACATGCCAACgaagaaaaactaaacaaagaCTTTGAGATCCATTGTGACCTGAATGGCTGCGGTCGAACTTTCACAAATTACAGTCACTACTCTCAGCACGTGTATTTCCGACACAGTGAATATTACGACAGTCTCTTTGGAAacaggaaagaggaggaagagaaccAAGAGAAAGATAAGAGTGAAGAAAGTTATTTAAAAGGCAGTTTGGACACGAGCAAGCAGGATGCGACccagtcaaaagaaaaatctaaaagaacaagtagaagtaaaaaaaagcatttgattaatttcaaaacaaaagaggaaGCCCTCCAAATGTGCAAAGAGAAGTCGAACCAGACCCAGTATCCTTGCATGGTTCAGGGGTGTTTGTCTGTTGTCAAACTGGAGAGCAGCATAGTGAGGCACTACAAACGCACCCACCAGATGACAAACATGTACATAGAGCAGCGGATCCAGAAACTGGTTCTGTGTGTTAAATGTGGCATAATGATTGAAAAACAGTCCTGCTCTGAAACAGCTGTAAACTTGGATAAAAAAGGGGTAGAAGTTAAAGAGGAGAAATCAGCTGACCCTGAGTAtgtgcaggaaaatgaaaaacctCTCGATCCAAACACTGACTGTGATCCTAAAGTTGTAAGTGAGGAAGACCCCAAAACCTGTCCCACGAGCAGTGTGAGTTTCGATGGGAGTGCCTTTATCTATTCGGGTACTTTAAAGTATAACCACAGTTCCAAGAACACCTCTTTGGAAGAGCATAACATCAGGGAGACAGCTCTGGGTAAAACTGAGGATCTTTCTGaaggcagagaaagagagaatagCTCTTGTTTCCCCAAGGTACAGCTGGAGTTGCCAACAGAGAAAGACTCGGAAGGATGTCAGCATAGTGCAGTTAATCagaatgtaaaaagaaatgtaCTTTGTGCTCCAAAAGACAAATTTCAAAAGCCTCCAGTGTCCAAACcatttgatttaaaaacatataAACCAATGGGATTTgaatcttcatttttaaaatttattcaggAAAGTGAGGGAAAAGATgacgatgatgatgatgattttgaTGAGGTAGCAGAATGGGAGTCTCCTGAGCAGTTACCAGGAGATAAAACCTTGCAAAAAGAAGGAGATGGTCGAGGGGGTACCCCAGTAAACAGCTTTGTAAATGACAAAAGTGTAATCATAACCCAAAACAATCATGGGCAGCTAGCAGAAGTCCAGCCCTTGCTGTCAGAATCATCATCTGCCCCCTCCTTAGAAAATCTGAGGGCAATCCTGGACAAGGCATTAACAGACTGTGGAGATCTTGCCTTAAAACAGCTTCATTACCTAAGGCCAGTAGTTGTTCTTGAAAGATCCAAGTTTTCCACATCCCTCATAGACTTATTTCCAACAAAAAAGGCTGATGAGCTTTGTGTAGGAAGTACATAA
- the ZMPSTE24 gene encoding CAAX prenyl protease 1 homolog, translating into MALPGELWAEVPTEKRIFCSVLLFSWAVYLWEAFLAHRQRRVYRTTTHVPQELGQIMDSETFEKSRLYQLDKSTFSFWSGLYSEIEGTMILLCGGIPFLWNLSGQISGRAGFGPEYEIVQSLVFLLLATLFSAVTGLPWSLYNTFVIEEKHGFNQQTLGFFFKDAIKKFVVTQCILLPVTSLLLYIIKIGGDYFFIYAWLFTLVVSLVLVTIYADYIAPLFDKFIPLPEGELKQQIEIMAKSIDFPLTKVYVVEGSKRSSHSNAYFYGFFKNKRIVLFDTLLEDYSALNKEPAEGEDSENEETKSKTKNKKQGCKNEEVLAVLGHELGHWKLGHTVKNIIISQMNSFLCFFLFAVLIGRRELFAAFGFYDTQPTLIGLMIIFQFIFSPYNEVLSFCLTVLSRQFEFQADAFAKELGKAKDLYSALIKLNKDNLGFPVSDWIFSMWHYSHPPLLERLQALKDKKQQ; encoded by the exons ATGGCGCTGCCGGGGGAGCTGTGGGCCGAGGTGCCGACCGAGAAGCGCATCTTCTGCTCCGTGCTGCTCTTCTCGTGGGCCGTCTACCTCTGGGAGGCTTTCCTGGCGCACCGGCAG aggcGAGTGTATAGAACAACAACACATGTACCCCAGGAATTAGGACAGATCATGGattcagaaacatttgaaaaatctCGTCTGTATCAGCTGGACAAAAGTACTTTCAGCTTCTGGTCAGGCCTGTACTCAGAGATTGAGGGCACT ATGATTCTTCTCTGTGGAGGAATTCCTTTTCTGTGGAATCTGTCTGGTCAGATCTCTGGTCGTGCTGGGTTTGGACCAGAATACGAG attgttcAGTCattggtgtttctgctgcttgcaACACTCTTCAGTGCAGTGACTGGTCTGCCCTGGAGTTTATATAACACATTTGTCATAGAGGAGAAACATGGATTCAACCAGCAG acactgggatttttttttaaggatgcaATTAAGAAGTTTGTCGTGACTCAGTGTATTCTGTTGCCAGTGACATCCCTTCTGCTTTACATTATTAAAATAGGAGGAGACTATTTCTTCATCTATGCCTGGCTTTTCACATTAGTTGTTTCCTTG GTGCTTGTGACAATCTATGCAGACTACATTGCCCCTTTGTTTGATAAATTCATTCCCCTTCCTGAGGGAGAGCTCAAGCAACAAATTGAAATAATGGCAAAGAGCATTGACTTCCCACTGACTAAGGTGTACGTTGTTGAAG GTTCAAAGCGTTCCTCTCACAGCAATGCTTATTTCTATGGATTCTTCAAGAACAAGAGAATAGTTCTCTTTGACACCCTCCTGGAAGATTATTCTGCATTGAACAAAGAGCCAGCAGAAGGAGAAGATAGTGAGAATGAAGAGACAAAGTCTAAAACCAAA AATAAGAAGCAAGGATGTAAAAATGAAGAAGTTCTGGCTGTACTTGGTCATGAATTGGGTCACTGGAAACTGGGTCACACTGTCAAAAATATTATCATCAGCCAG atgaattccttcctctgcttcttcctgtTTGCTGTGTTAATTGGTCGAAGAGAGCTCTTTGCTGCCTTTGGTTTCTATGACACTCAGCCTACCCTGATAGGCTTGATGATtattttccagttcattttttCACCTTACAATGAG GTGCTCTCATTTTGTTTGACTGTGTTAAGCCGACAGTTTGAGTTTCAAGCAGATGCATTTGCCAAGGAACTTGGGAAAGCTAAAGACCTGTACTCTGCTTTGATCAAGCTAAACAAAGATAATTTAGGTTTTCCTGTTTCTGACTGGATCTTTTCCATGTGGCATTACTCCCATCCACCCCTTTTAGAAAGACTTCAGGCCttgaaagataaaaagcaaCAGTGA